One genomic window of Salvia miltiorrhiza cultivar Shanhuang (shh) chromosome 4, IMPLAD_Smil_shh, whole genome shotgun sequence includes the following:
- the LOC131022170 gene encoding 50S ribosomal protein L3, chloroplastic, with protein MSISSLSTTIPTSKLFSTSAASSTPSSSFLLRLPLKRFSSLSLNASPSKPLPISASMEAGIGLMGTKLGMMSYFDTTGQVIPVTIVGFREGNIVTQVKTKATDGYDAVQVGYRRVRDRKLTKPELGHLEKSGIIPLRHLQEFRLQSIEGFEPNQRLALEELFKEGDFVDVSGTTIGKGFQGGIKRHNFKRGPMTHGSKSHRQLGSIGAGTTPGRVYPGKKMPGRMGGTKTKIRKLKVVKIDNELNVVMIKGAVPGKPGNLLRITPAKIVGQNIPKN; from the exons ATGTCAATCTCTTCTCTCTCCACAACCATCCCCACCTCCAagctcttctccacctccgccgcctcctccaccCCCTCCTCTTCCTTCCTACTCCGCCTCCCCTTGAAGcgcttctcctctctctctctcaatgctTCCCCCTCCAAACCCCTGCCCATTTCCGCCTCAATGGAGGCTGGAATCGGTCTTATGGGTACCAAATTAGGCATGATGTCGTACTTCGACACTACAGGCCAAGTAATTCCGGTCACCATCGTCGGCTTCCGCGAGGGCAACATCGTCACTCAGGTGAAGACTAAGGCCACGGACGGCTACGACGCCGTCCAAGTCGGTTACCGCAGGGTTCGCGACCGGAAGCTCACGAAACCGGAGCTCGGCCACTTGGAGAAGTCCGGAATCATTCCGCTCCGCCATTTGCAGGAGTTCCGGCTGCAGTCGATCGAAGGTTTCGAGCCTAATCAGCGGCTGGCGTTGGAGGAGCTTTTCAAGGAGGGCGATTTCGTCGACGTTTCGGGAACTACCATCGGAAAAGGATTCCAAG GTGGAATCAAGAGACACAATTTCAAGAGAGGTCCTATGACTCACGGGTCCAAGAGCCATAGGCAACTGGGCTCCATTGGTGCCGGAACTACTCCAGGACGCGTCTACCCGGGCAAGAAAATGCCCGGGAGAATGGGAGGCACCAAGACGAAGATCAGAAAGCTCAAGGTTGTCAAGATCGACAACGAACTCAACGTTGTGATGATCAAAGGTGCCGTTCCTGGTAAACCAGGCAACCTGCTCCGCATCACCCCGGCCAAAATCGTGGGACAAAATATCCCCAAAAATTAG
- the LOC131022171 gene encoding UTP--glucose-1-phosphate uridylyltransferase-like: protein MSFHSVVIQKLLNANAHIGRRVTSNHFKIYSEGTRNGVSIVDSDKTLICLRNACDFIGHLSRNNARLLFVNTNSLFDEIIAQMTKTIGIKHDTTWRLAGFLTNSSSPSRFRGRNKRFNICPSQAPDCIVIFDTDRKCSVIKEAHRLQIPVVGLVDSSMPWETYNKITYPVPANDSVEFVYLFCNLITKTILKERKEAMAERGEEAIIGGDVDDLTDQKTDKFVLAYDHLPAIPEDFSETKELLDKLVIVRFNGSLGTRIGFHGPKSTMEIGDGLTCLDLIINQIEALNAKYGSNIPLLLVNTVDAHRKVLEFLKKHPTKNIHSVQESMIDKQEASKFSPRSADGPDNKDDMNAFNLAEAILPLVNSGKLDILSSQGKEFILLLGSDNLGCVIDPKILNYLVENDIELCLEVTKSSEREETQHSQDEAETPILTPKKNCRFTETMWISIESMESLVENKNLAISKLFDQHFVISVPNTRYLPLEATSDLFLLQSDLYTFIEDKLTRNATRENPADPSIQLGPVFRNVDDFKERFKSIPSIVALDSLKVTGDVWFGTGITLKGKVNIHAEPGVRIVIPDGAVLENRTITSQEDLGGVSS, encoded by the exons ATGTCGTTCCACTCCGTCGTGATACAGAAACTCCTCAACGCGAACGCTCACATCGGCCGCCGCGTGACCTCCAACCACTTCAAAATCTACTCCGAGGGCACCCGCAACGGCGTCAGCATCGTCGACTCCGACAAGACCCTAATCTGCCTCCGCAACGCTTGCGATTTCATCGGCCATCTCTCCCGCAACAATGCGCGCCTGCTCTTCGTCAACACCAACTCCCTCTTCGACGAGATCATCGCGCAGATGACAAAGACCATCGGAATCAAGCACGACACCACGTGGCGCCTCGCAGGCTTTTTGACCAACAGTTCGAGCCCTAGTCGGTTCCGCGGTCGGAACAAGAGGTTCAACATCTGCCCGTCGCAGGCGCCGGATTGTATCGTGATTTTCGACACCGATAGGAAGTGCTCGGTGATCAAGGAGGCGCACCGGCTGCAGATTCCGGTGGTCGGATTGGTGGATTCGAGCATGCCTTGGGAGACGTACAACAAGATAACGTACCCTGTTCCGGCTAATGATTCGGTGGAGTTTGTGTATTTGTTCTGTAATTTGATCACTAAGACCATATTGAAAGAGCGGAAGGAGGCAATGGCTGAGAGGGGTGAGGAAGCTATAATAGG AGGAGATGTTGATGACCTGACTGATCAAAAAACAGACAAGTTTGTGCTTGCTTATGACCATCTACCTGCAATTCCTGAAG ATTTCTCAGAGACTAAGGAGCTCCTGGACAAACTTGTCATAGTGAGGTTCAATGGCAGTCTAGGGACCAGAATAGGATTTCATGGCCCCAA GTCTACTATGGAAATTGGTGATGGTTTGACTTGCCTTGACTTGATAATCAATCAAATTGAG GCTCTCAATGCTAAATATGGAAGCAATATTCCTCTGCTTTTGGTTAATACTGTCGATGCACATAGGAAAGTATTAGAG TTCCTGAAAAAGCACCCGACTAAGAACATCCATTCTGTACAAGAG AGCATGATTGACAAACAAGAGGCAAGCAAGTTTTCACCTAGATCAGCTGATGGCCCAGATAACAAGGATGACAT GAATGCATTCAATCTTGCAGAGGCCATCCTCCCACTGGTAAATAGTGGAAAATTGGATATACTATCATCACAG GGTAAAGAGTTTATACTATTGCTGGGTTCAGATAATCTTGGCTGTGTCATTGACCCCA AAATCTTGAATTATCTTGTTGAGAATGATATTGAGCTCTGCCTAGAG GTGACTAAATCCTCTGAAAGGGAAGAGACCCAACATTCACAGGATGAAGCTGAGACTCCG ATTCTAACGCCGAAGAAGAATTGCAGATTTACTGAGACAAT GTGGATAAGCATCGAATCTATGGAAAGCCTTGTGGAAAACAAGAATCTCGCCATCTCCAAG CTTTTCGATCAGCATTTTGTAATAAGTGTACCCAATACAAGATATCTTCCACTTGAAGCAACATCAGACCTATTTTTGCTACAG TCAGATCTGTATACCTTTATTGAGGACAAGCTGACTCGTAATGCAACCAGAGAAAATCCCGCTGACCCATCCATTCAATTAGGACCAGTATTTAGAAAT GTTGATGACTTCAAAGAGCGCTTCAAGTCTATACCAAGTATTGTCGCACTTGACAGCTTGAAGGTGACCGGTGATGTTTGGTTTGGAACTGGCATAACTCTTAAG GGGAAAGTCAATATCCATGCTGAACCCGGTGTGAGGATAGTTATCCCAGACGGTGCTGTGCTGGAAAATAGA ACGATAACTAGCCAAGAAGATCTTGGAGGAGTATCCTCATAA
- the LOC131022169 gene encoding LOW QUALITY PROTEIN: putative cyclic nucleotide-gated ion channel 8 (The sequence of the model RefSeq protein was modified relative to this genomic sequence to represent the inferred CDS: inserted 1 base in 1 codon; deleted 1 base in 1 codon) yields MFDPNYKTXYIGGQKEKFVRLEGPDSFRSEMAQKNRCGFSLEGFVNSRAYDYKYIKVIKMVQRGSEGLLTFGRSLKSGVTKAVFPEDLKVSERRIFDPQDKSLLFWNKLLVISCIFAVSVDPLFLYLPVFQPDKMCLHIHDSLAYTTTTLRTVIDVFYFARILLQFRTAYIAPSSRVFGRGELVIDPKEIATRNIHRYFFVDLFSVLPLPQVVVWRFLHGAEDYDVLGTKQALVIIVFVQYIPRFLRFVPLTSELKKSQGVFAETAWAGAAYYLLWFLLASHIVGALWYLFAIERRDTCWYRACYQNRPNCDTQNLYCAHEVTNLEAWKNISATYITPRCAITDEEKSPFKYGIYAQALSSGVLDSEKFISKYFYCLWWGLQNLSTLGQGLTTSTYPGEVLFSIAVAILGLLLFALLIGNMQTYLQSLTVRLEEMRVKKRDSEQWMHHRVLPTELRERVRRYDQYKWMETRGVDEESLVQNLPKDLRRDIKRHLCLNLVRRVPLFANMDDRLLDAICERLKPSLYTDNTFVLREGDPVDEMLFIIRGRLDSVTTDGGRSGFFNRGTLKEGDFCGEELLTWALDPKAASNFPPSTRTVKALTEVEAFALTADELKFITSQFRRLHSRQVQQTFRYYSQQWRTWAATFIQAAWRRHARRKLAELNQSDYDNSGSDYSSEDDDYDDDVQARLLSGSSSSRTDAGTSSRFKATLFASRFASNAMRGVSRIRGKSGVGKIKLAKPPEPDFSAN; encoded by the exons ATGTTCGACCCCAATTACAAGA CATATATTGGTGGCCAAAAGGAGAAATTTGTAAG ATTGGAAGGCCCGGACTCTTTTAGATCAGAAATGGCTCAAAAGAATAGATGTGGATTTAGCTTAGAGGGTTTTGTCAACTCAAGGGCCTACGACTACAAATACATCAAAGTCATTAAAATGGTTCAACGGGGATCTGAAGGACTTCTTACATTTGGTCGGTCACTAAAATCCGGAGTCACAAAAGCAGTATTCCCAGAGGATCTCAAAGTTTCTGAAAGAAGGATATTTGACCCTCAAGACAAGAGTCTTCTGTTTTGGAATAAGCTTTTAGTTATCTCCTGCATTTTTGCAGTATCAGTGGATCCTTTATTTTTGTATCTTCCAGTTTTCCAGCCTGATAAAATGTGCCTACATATACATGACAGTTTGGCATACACAACTACAACTCTGAGGACTGTAATTGATGTATTTTACTTTGCACGCATTCTTCTCCAATTCCGCACAGCTTATATCGCACCTTCATCTCGGGTTTTTGGACGAGGTGAACTTGTGATTGATCCCAAAGAAATAGCAACTCGG AATATACATCGTTATTTCTTTGTGGATCTCTTTTCCGTGCTACCTCTACCACAG GTTGTAGTGTGGAGGTTTTTGCACGGGGCAGAAGATTATGATGTATTGGGTACAAAACAGGCTCTGGTGATAATAGTTTTTGTTCAATACATTCCTAGGTTTCTGAGGTTTGTTCCTCTTACTTCGGAGTTGAAGAAGAGTCAGGGCGTATTTGCAGAAACGGCATGGGCTGGTGCAGCTTATTACTTGTTATGGTTCCTGCTTGCTAGTCAT ATTGTTGGGGCCTTGTGGTATCTATTTGCCATTGAACGCAGAGATACGTGCTGGTATCGAGCATGCTATCAGAATCGTCCTAATTGTGATACACAAAATCTATATTGTGCCCATGAGGTCACAAACCTTGAAGCATGGAAAAATATCAGCGCGACATATATTACACCAAGATGTGCAATAACTGATGAGGAAAAATCCCCATTTAAGTATGGGATATATGCCCAAGCTTTGTCATCTGGTGTTCTTGATTCTGAAAAATTTATCTCAAAGTACTTCTATTGTTTGTGGTGGGGCCTGCAGAATTTGAG CACACTCGGTCAGGGGCTTACAACCAGCACGTACCCCGGGGAAGTCCTGTTTTCTATAGCAGTAGCCATTTTGGGACTCCTCTTATTTGCTCTGCTCATTGGTAATATGCAG ACTTATCTTCAATCTCTGACAGTTCGGCTGGAAGAGATGAGGGTCAAGAAACGCGACTCTGAACAGTGGATGCATCACCGAGTGCTACCGACAGAGTTGAGGGAAAGAGTGCGACGCTATGATCAATACAAATGGATGGAAACTAGAGGAGTCGACGAGGAGAGCTTGGTCCAAAACTTACCAAAAGACCTTAGAAGAGACATCAAAAGGCACCTGTGTTTGAATTTAGTTAGACGA GTCCCTCTTTTTGCAAACATGGATGATCGATTGCTCGATGCCATCTGTGAAAGGCTCAAACCCAGTCTATACACAGACAACACGTTCGTGCTTCGTGAAGGAGACCCAGTGGATGAAATGCTCTTCATCATCCGCGGCCGCCTAGACAGCGTGACAACAGATGGTGGGAGATCCGGTTTCTTCAATCGAGGCACCCTGAAAGAAGGCGATTTCTGTGGAGAGGAGCTCCTCACATGGGCTCTGGATCCTAAGGCTGCTTCGAACTTCCCGCCATCCACGCGTACTGTCAAAGCTTTGACGGAGGTGGAGGCTTTCGCTCTAACAGCAGACGAACTGAAGTTCATCACCAGCCAGTTTAGGCGTCTCCATAGCCGACAGGTGCAGCAGACCTTCCGCTACTACTCGCAGCAGTGGAGGACTTGGGCAGCCACTTTTATTCAAGCAGCATGGCGTCGGCATGCCAGAAGGAAGCTTGCTGAGCTCAACCAGAGTGACTATGACAACAGTGGATCAGATTACAGCAGCGAAGATGATGACTATGATGATGATGTGCAAGCTCGATTGCTCAGTGGAAGCTCCTCGTCCAGGACAGATGCAGGCACTTCTTCCAGGTTTAAGGCTACCTTGTTCGCGTCTAGATTCGCCAGCAACGCTATGCGTGGAGTGAGCAGAATTCGAGGCAAATCAGGTGTTGGGAAGATCAAATTGGCCAAACCACCTGAACCTGACTTCTCTGCCAACTAG